The genomic window TGTTCGTGCCTGATTGGTCCACGTTGGAAAGATTGAAGCCAGTCGCGCCGCCTTGGGTCACTGTGGCCGCCAAAGTATCGCCATCCTGAAGAATTTCGGAGACATTGCCAGTCGCATCCTGATCAACGGTGGCGGTGTTATCCGTGCCTACGGTGTCAATGACGCTGCAGTTGCCAGTTGCACCCACGCAGTCTGCTGGAACAGTGGCCTGTGCGAAAATCGGCGTTGCCGCTGCCAAAGCAAGAACGGACGCACCTGTATAAATTACTGACTTCATCGTATTTCCTTTCGAATTGCCTGCGCCTAACCGCCGCAGGGTTCTCTGGGGATTTTCAACAGTATGGCGCTCGGACCACCCCCTGAATGGCCTTGGCGCTTTCACTTTCGGGGAACCACCTTGGGCAATGTTCATATCGCCCTTCCCCCTTAGCCGACCGGCTCCACCTGATTGCGCGAGGCCATTTAACTGGCATCAGCATGGCGAAGCCCGCCAACGAATTGCTCCTGCACGCCGCCCACCGACAAAGCGCGCCTTCAGTTGTGCAACCCTCTCTTCGCGCGCCCTTTTTTGGGCGCTGCCCCCGGCTCAAACCCGCAATCGCGATTAAGAGCCTTCGTTTTCCTCATCGTCGCGATCCACGACAGTCAAAGCCGTGAGCGAGCCAGCCCGCTCCACCGCATCCTGCACATCGTCCGCGTCATAAATTCCGTCACGCTCAGCCCGGTAGGTGCTCATCAGAGCCTCAGCCGCCTGGCTGTCGGCAAAACGCCAAAGCCCCAGATCCACCCCTTCAAGAACAAGGCCGTAAACCGCCTTTTCGATAGCCTGCTGCAAAGCGACCTGGTCGGGCTCGTTCGAGGTGATCCCTGCTTCCGCCTCCAAAAGCTCGCGGAAAGCCACAAAACGATAAGCGTTCGCACCAATCGCCTGACTGGCGATCGTCTTGGAGGCCTGAACATTGGTCAAAACTTCGCCCGTGCGCACTGACACAGCGCGCAGGTACACTGTCACCGTATCCTGTCGGTATTCGGTGCGCGCGCCGATACCAAGGAACGCCGCGCCCGCCCCGCCAGTCACCGTATTGGTGTCATAGCCAATGATGCCACCTTCCAGCAGCACGCCTGCAAACAGAAGCGCGGGAAGCGCATTGGGATCGACCTGTTGCTCGCCCAAGTAACGCTTGCGCATTTCGCCGATGATCTGACGCTCTTTAAGAAGGTTATCGAGCCGCTCGCGCTCAACCACGGTAAACCACTGGCGATTGCCGGCATCCTGCAGGGCTTTTACCAGAATGGAGCCCGCCCCTTGCGTCACAGCACGGGAAAGCGTTTGTCCGGTCGTGGTCGGGCGGAATTGTCCGGTCTGATCGCTGAAACCATACACCGCAATCGCCACCTGACGCTGAGGCGCGGGCAATTGGTGGAGCAGATTTTGCGTCTGCGTTTTCTTCGGAAAATACGCAAGGCTGGTAGTCTCAGGCAGGAAATCCCGGCCATCCGAGCCGATGCTCATGCACCCACTCATTGAAAGCGCACAAAGGGCCAGAAGGCCATTCTTGGCAACGCGCTTCATTAATTCACCTCGATAAACAGAGGAATGACAATGCGCGTTTCTTCGCCAGTGTTGTCGTCGCGGATGACCAGCGTCACCTCATCCAGACTGCGGAAGAACTCAATCGTCTGCCCGCCAAAAGTGATCGTGCCTTGCTCTTGTGGATTCTCTCCAAAGATCGCATCGACGATTTGCGAAGAGAGCGCCGACAAGAGCCGCGATTCAAGCTGGCGCGCAAAGATGCTGGATTGATCGTTGCGATCCACCGCATTGGGATCGGTGGTCTTGTTCTGCGCGTTGGCAATTCCAAGAATGTGGTTGGAATTAAAGGGGTTACCGCCAAAAGTCGGGCTGATTGGTTGATGCACCAAATCTTGTGCCATGGCGGGCGCAGCGCTAAAGGCGCTTACCAAAGCCGTTGCCACCGCAAGCTTGCGAATCATATCCAAAAATTCCCCCTCTACCTCTGAGATAGCCCTAACAACTGGTTAATTTTCGCATCCGGTTATTACGTAAAATGCCGTAAGTGTCGAGCCGTTTGTGCGCTCGATTGGTGCGTCAAAGGGGGTTTTCTGCGATTCTGTGCCTATCTGGGTCAGGCAAGTTTGCGCGCCAGATTGCGCCCCTGCCGCATTGCGAATGAGCGATTGGCGCACAATTTTCTAACGCTGATCGGACCAATTATGACCCATGAACAGTGTCTTACAAGTTCGGTCTGAGCCAGCGTTCAGCGGTTGCTACATCAACGCCGCGCCTTTTTGCATAGTCTTCAAGCTGGTCGCGCCCGATCTTTGCAACACCAAAATATTGCGATTCAGGGTGACCAAAATAAAGCCCGCTCACAGCGGCTGTAGGCAACATTGCAAAGCTGTCAGTCAAGGAAACACCGATTTTAGCCTCGGCATCCAGCATATCGAAGAGAATCGGTTTTAACGAGTGATCGGGCACCGCCGGATAGCCGGGCGCTGGACGAATGCCGCGATACTCTTCCTTGATAAGCGCCTCGTTGGTGAGCTGTTCGCCCGGCGCATAGCCCCACAAATCGGTGCGCACGTGTTGGTGCAAACGCTCGGCAAAGGCCTCGGCAAAGCGGTCGGCAAGGGCTTTCAAGAGAATGTCGGAATAATCATCCTTCTCTGCGCGAAAGCGGGCGATGTGGGGCTCAATCCCGTGGATGCCGACAACAAAGCCGCCGATCCAATCACCAGCAGGATCGATGAAATCGGCCAAACACATATTTGCCCTGTCGCGACTTTTGATCACCTGTTGGCGAAGGAAGGGCATCCGAATGTGATCATCCTCGCCCATATGGATCATCACATCATCGCGGCAATCATGCGCGCGGGCACACGGCCACAGGCCGACCACCGCCTTTGCGGTCAGCCATTTTTCCGAGATGATCTTTTCAAGCATCGCGTCTGCATCAGCTTTGAGGTTGCGCGCAGCCTCACCCACGATCTCGTCCTCAAGGATGCGCGGATAGACCCCGTGAAGTTCCCAGGCCCGGAAGAACGGGGTCCAGTCAAAAACCTCGACGAGGTCATCGAGCGGCCATTCTTCAAACAAATGCTCGCCCGGTTTTAGCGGCGGCGCAGGCTTGTCGGACAGGTACGCGTCGTAAAAATTGCCGCGCGCCTCCTTGATGGGAAGAAGCGCCTTCTCGCTTTTGCCTGCGCGCGCGACGCGGACCTTTTCGTATTCGTCTGATGTTTCTTCGACAAAAGCATCGCGCAAAGTGTCGGAAAGGAGCTTTGAAGCCACCCCTACCGCCCGGCTTGCATCGAGCACGTGGATGACGGGGCCGTCATAAGCAGGGTCGATCTTGAGCGCGGTGTGCACCCGGCTGGTGGTTGCGCCGCCGATAAGAAGCGGCATGGTCATGCCAGCGTTCTGCATTTCTTCGGCCACCGTCACCATTTCATCCAAGGATGGCGTGATGAGGCCTGAAAGCCCGATCATATCGGCCTTATGATCATTCGCCGCTTTCAGAATGTCCTGCCACGGGACCATCACGCCCAGGTCCACCACTTCATAACCATTGCACTGCAAAACCACGCCCACAATGTTCTTGCCGATATCGTGCACATCGCCTTTGACGGTCGCCATGATGATCGTGCCCTTGGAGGTGCGCTCGGCCTCTGGCAGCAATTCCTTTTCCGCCTCGATAAAGGGGATGAGGTGCGCGACCGCCTTTTTCATGACGCGCGCGGATTTGACCACTTGGGGCAGGAACATCTTGCCTGACCCGAACAGGTCGCCAACGACGTTCATCCCGTCCATGAGCGGACCTTCGATCACCTCGATAGGGCGTCCACCGGCCTCGAAGATTTGTTGGCGCATTTCCTCAGTGTCATCGACGATATGCGCGTCGATCCCTTTGACGAGCGCGTGTTCAAGGCGCTTGGCAACTTCCCAGCCGCGCCATTCGGCTGCTTGCTTGTCGTCTTCCTTGCTCTTGCCCTTGAAGCTTTCGGCGAGATTGATGAGCCGCTCGGTCGCGGTTTCCTCGCCTTCGGCTCCCCCTTCTACTGGGCGCATAAGGATCACATCCTCGCAGGCCTCGCGAAGCACGGGGTCGATGGTGTCATAGACGTCCAGCTGCCCTGCGTTGACGATCGCCATATCGAGCCCGGCGGGGATAGCGTGATAGAGAAAGACCGAGTGCATCGCCCGCCTGACCGTCTCATTCCCGCGGAAAGAGAAGGAGAGGTTGGAAAGCCCGCCGCTGGTCTTTGCATGGGGGCAGAGCGCCTTGATCTCGGTGCACGCCTCGATGAAGTCGAGCCCGTAGCGGTCGTGGTCTTCAATGCCAGTTGCGACCGCAAAGATGTTGGGGTCGAAGATGATGTCTTCGGGCGGGAAACCGATGCCAGTAAGGAGGTCATAGGCGCGCTTGCAAATCTCGACCTTGCGCTGTTTGGTGTCGGCCTGTCCCACTTCGTCAAAGGCCATGACGACAACCGCCGCGCCATAAGCCATGCACTTGCGCGCTTGCTCCAAGAAGGGTTCTTCGCCCTCCTTCATGCTGATCGAATTGACGATGGGCTTGCCCGACACGCATTTTAGGCCAGCCTCAATCACATCCCATTTCGATGAGTCGATCATCACCGGCACGCGGGCAATATCGGGTTCGGCAGCGATCAATTTGAGGAAGGTCGTCATCGCGTGTTTCGCGTCCAAGAGCCCCTCGTCCATATTGACGTCGATCACCTGCGCGCCGTTCTCAACCTGCTGGCGAGCAACCTCGACCGCGGCGGTGTAATCATCCGCCATGATGAGCTTTTTGAACCGAGCAGAGCCGGTCACATTGGTGCGCTCACCGATATTGATGAAGCTGGAGGCAGATTGGGTGGTCATGGGGTGTTTTCCGGTAGAGAGACGTCGGTAAGGTCGCGGGCAAAAACAAAGTCATCGTAAAGTGCGCCGCCGACGTTAAATTGACGGGTGCCGATAATTTCGAAACCCTGCCGCCTGTAAAAAGCAATCGCGCGGTGGTTGTCGTCTTTCACGCCGAGCAAGAGCCGCTTATTGCCTTTAGCCGCACTCAACACCTCGGCAAAAAGACGCTGAGCCGTCCCGGTCCCCTGAAAGCGGGAAAGGACGTAGATTTTCTTCAGCTCCACATCACCCGGCAAGGCTGCATCAAGTTCAGGCCGAGGCATGAGCAGGGCATAACCAACAGGTGTGCCGTCAATCTCGGCAAGCCACCCCCTCGCCCCGTCGTTTAGCAGACCCGCGAGATATTCGGGCGCGTGCTTTTCGCGGCAGTGGGCGATCATGGCATCGCCGGGAATTTCATGCGCGAATGTTTCCAGAAACGTCGCATCGGAGATAAGCGATAGGCGCTGCGCATCCTGTGCGCACGCTTCGCGCACTGTAATTCTATCAGCGTGAGGCACACTCATGCGGCAAAGGTAAAGGCTTCAAGACCCGACAGCCGCATCGCGGTTTCAGGGGTTGGAATTTCGCGCGGCGGCAAGCCCTTTACTGCCTCGGCAATCGCCTTGATATGAGCTGGCGAGGAACCGCAGCAGCCGCCAAGGATGTTGACCTGCCCACCTTGCGCCCACTGTTTCACCAGTCCAGCGGTCGTATCCGGCATCTCGTCATATTCGCCAAGCTCATTGGGAAGCCCTGCGTTTGGATAAGCCATGATAAGCGTATCCGCGAGGCCCGATAGCGACTGCACGTGGGGACGCAATTGATCCGCACCAAAACTGCAATTCAGACCGATGGTAACAGGCTTTGCATGGCGCACAGCATACCAGAATGCCTCAACCGTGTGGCCAGACAGATTGCGGCCCGACAAGTCGGTGAGCGTCATCGAGATCATCACTGGCACCTCACGGCCCAGATCAGCCTCAAGCTGCTTCACCGCCATAATACCAGCCTTGGCGTTAAGCGTGTCGAATACCGTCTCAATCAGGATGAAATCACACCCCCCTTCGATGAGAGCGGCTGCCTGTTCCTTGTAAACAGCGGTCAGTTCATCAAAGTCGATCTCGCGATAACCGGGGTCTTCGACATCGGGGCTAAGCGAGAGTGTTTTATTGGTCGGCCCAATCGCACCAGCAACAAAGCGCGGACGACCATCCTTTGCTTCATATTCATCCGCCAGCGCACGGGCGATTTTGCCTGAGGCGATGTTAATCTCAGCCACCATATCCTCTGCCGCGTAATCGGCCTGGCTGATCCCGATTGGCGCTAAAGGTGTTGGTTGAAATCACATCAGACCCTGCATCGAGATAGGCGCGTGTAATATCTGCAATCACATCAGGGCGGGTCAGCGCCAAAATGTCGTTATTGCCCTTCTGATCAGCGGCAAGCCTCAAATCGCCTGCGTAATCCTCTTCGGTGAGCTTGCGCACTTGGATTTGTGTACCGAACGCGCCGTCAGAAATCAGCACACGTTCGCTAGCCGCTTTTTCCAGCCTGTCACGAGCGGTCATTACTGGCCTCCTTTTGGGGCGTTTGCCGAGCATATGGCAGATGGCATAGGAGAGCTCTGCGCGGTTCAATGTGTAAAAGTGAAACTGGCGCACGCCGCCAGCGTAAAGCTTGCGGCACAGCTCGGCAGCGATGGTTGCAGATACAAGCTGGCGCGCGTCGGGGCGATCATCAAGCCCTTCGAACAACCCTTCCATCCACGAAGGGATAGCCGTGCCGCAAAGCCCGCTCATACGCTGCACAGCCGCAAAGCTCATCACCGGCATGACACCGGGAACGATTTCTGCATCAATGCCTGCTGCGGCTGCATCGTCACGGAAGCGGAAGAAGCATTCCGGGTCAAAGAAGAACTGCGTGATCGCACGATCTGCGCCTGCGTCAAACTTTGCTTTCAGGTTCGCGATATCAGTCTGCGCATCGGGGCTGTCAGGGTGAACCTCGGGATAGGCCGCAACCGAGATTTCAAAATCGGCGACCTCTTTCAGACCTGCAATCAACTCCACCGCATTGGCATAGCCACCTGGGTGCGGTGTGTACGCACCGCCGTCGGGCGCGTCCCCTCGAAGTGCAACGATATGGCGAATACCGCTTTCCCAATAATGCTTTGCCACCGCATTCACTTCTTCTTTGGTCGCATTAACGCAAGTGAGGTGAGCTGCCGCAGGGATATTCGCCTCGTTCTGAATACGCACGACCTGCTCGTGAGTTCGCTCGCGGGTGGAGCCCCCTGCCCCATATGTCACCGAGACAAATCGGGGCCCGAGCGGCTGCAGCGTCGCCACGCTTTCCTCCAGCGTTTGTGCCATCTTTTCGCTTTTGGGCGGAAAGAACTCAAAGCTGATGTCGATATCTCCGGGAAGATCGGAAAACAGCGGGCTATCGAGCGCGGTGCGCGCTTCGTGGAGTTGGTTCAAAGTAGGGGTCATGGATTAGCAGCTTCTTTGCAGGGTTCTTCAATCGGATGGGCTTGGACAGACCCTTTGCGCGTGGCGATCCAGATTTTGACGACAAGCTCACCGCCGGCCAGTGCATGGGTAGCGCCCGGCTCGAACCCGGCGCCGCGCAAAAGCGAAGTCATTTGCTCATCACTAAAACCAAGGCGCGCGTGTTGGTAACGGTGACGCAAATCTTCGTTATTATGGTCGGCAAAATCAACGATCGCGATACGCCCGCCGTCTTTGATCACGCGCGCCGCTTCGGCAAGCGGTATGGAGGGATCTTGCGCGAAATGCAGCACTTGATGAAGCAGCACATTGTCAAATGTCGCCGCTGCGAAGGGCAAATTGGCAAAGTCACCCTGAACAAGATCAACCTTCCCGGTTGGCAGGTTTTGCAGCTTCGCGCGTGCGACCTTCATCATCTCAAGGTTTTTGTCGAGCGCGGTGATTTTCTCTGCATGGGAGGCAAACAATTCAGCCATGCGGCCCGTACCCGTGCCGATGTCGAGAACTGACCCCAACGCGCCTTTACCAAGCGCTTCAAGCAGAAGCTCTTCAACTTGCGCATCAGGGGTGTGGAGCGCACGCAATTCATCCCACTCGCTTGCATGGGCGGCGAAGTACTCTTCCGCATTGGCCTCGCGCGCTTCGCGAATGGCGGCGAGCTTTCGCCGGTCGTCTGCGCAAATTTTTGCGAACTCTTCGTGTTCGGCCTCGGCGGTGGCAAGAAGCCGGTCAAGGCTGGCAAGGACCGGCCCTGCCTCCTCGCCGCTGACCGCGCGAAGAAATACCCAGCTGCCCTCGCGCCGACGCTCTGCCAAGCCGGCATCGCACAAGATCCCGACATGACGCGAAACGCGCGGCTGGCTTTGGCCCAATACCTGCGCGAGCTCACCCACAGCCAATTCCATCGCCGACAAAAGCCGCGCAATGCGCAGCCGCGTAGGATCAGCAAGAGCCTTGAAGATTGCGTCGATCACCATAGCGAGACGATCATATAAAGATATTTTTATATGTGTAAATGCGCCCTATGAAATGTCCGTAATTTGCCTTGGGCGGGGCAATTTGTTTGCAGATTGTGCGTGCAAGGGCAGACCGCAAAGGATAATCCGGCTGACCTTTGCCAAGTGGCGAGACAGCTACGGCATATCACGGGAGAGACTCGCTTGAAACTTGGCTGCTGTTATTTTCCCGAACACTGGCCCGAAGCAATGTGGGCTGATGACGCGCGGCGGATGCGCGAAATGGGCCTCTCCCTCGTGCGCATTGGCGAATTTGCGTGGAGCCGCATTGAACCTGACCCCGGGCGCTTTGACTGGGGCTGGCTTGACCGCGCGATTGACACTTTGGCGGATGCTGGCCTCACCATCATGCTGTGTACGCCGACCGCAACGCCGCCCAAATGGCTGGTCGATACCATGCCCGATATGGTGGCGATTGATGCAGACGGGCGGCCAAGGGGCTTTGGCTCGCGCAGGCATTATTGTTTTTCGCATCAGGGCTACCGCGAGCAATCGCGCCGCATCACGCGCACGGTGGCGGAGCGCTATGGCAAGCACCCTGCTGTCGCGGCGTGGCAGACCGATAATGAATATGGCTGCCACGATACGGTGCTGAGTTTCTCGGACGCTGCGGCGGCGCGTTTTCGCAAGTGGTGCGAGGCGCGCTATGGCAGCATTGAAGCGCTCAACGGCGCGTGGGGCAATGTGTTCTGGTCGATGGAATATCGAAGCTTTGACGAGATCGACCCGCCCAATCTGACCGTGACCGAAGCGAACCCTGCGCATTGGCTCGACTATCGCCGCTTTGCCTCTGACGAGGTGGTGAGCTTTAATAGGGAACAGGTCGCGATCCTGCGCGAATTGTCTCCGGGAAGAGATGTAACGCACAACTTCATGGGCTTCTTCACCGAGTTCGATCACTACGATGTCGGGCGCGACTTGGACGTGGCGACTTGGGACAGCTATCCGCTCGGTTTTCTTGAGCAATTCTGGTTTTCCGAAAGCGAGAAGCGCGATTACCTGCGCCAAGGGCACCCTGACATCGCCGCCTTCCACCATGATCTTTATCGCGGGTGCTCAAGTGGCCGCTGGGGCGTGATTGAGCAGCAGCCGGGGCCTGTGAACTGGGCGCGGTTCAATCCTGCGCCTTCGGACGGAATGGTGGCGCTCTGGACATTGGAGGCGATGGCGCATGGGGCAGAGTTTGTAAGCTATTTCCGCTGGCGGCAGGCCCCTTTTGCGCAGGAGCAGATGCACGCAGGGCTCTTGCGACCTGATAGCGCGGATGCGCCCGCTGCGGCAGAAGCGCGGCAAGTGCGCGATGTGATCGGTACAATCGGCGCGCAGGAAATCGCCAAGGCAAAGGTCGCGCTGGTGTTCTCCTACGAAGCGGCATGGGTGTGCGGTATTCAGCCGCAGGGGCAAAGCTTTCGCTATCTGGAGCTTGTCTACGAGTGGTATTCAGCGCTGAGGCGGCGCGGTGTCGATGTCGATATTGTATCGCCCGAGGCGCCGCTCGAAGGCTACAGCGCGGTGTTTATTCCCACGCTTCCAATCGTGCCAGAGGGCTTTGCGGCGAAGCTGGGAGATCTCGCCTGCCCGGTGCTCATCGGCCCGCGTTCGGGGAGCAAAACGACAAGCTTCTGCATCCCTGAGGGCCTCGCACCCGGAGAGCTCAAAGAGCTGCTGGGCCTGACCGTCACCCGTGTCGAGTCCTTGCGTAACAATGTTTCAAATGTAGGAAATGGATTTTCCGTAAGTCGCTGGCTTGAGTATGTACTTACTGAAGAAGCCCCTGAACTGGCCCTCGATGACGGACACTCAGTGGTCTTTGCCAACGCCAACATCCGCTACTGCGCCGCATGGCCCGACCGCTCGCTTCTCGACCTCCTCGTGGAGCGCATTGCGGGCGAGGCAGGCCTTATCCTGATGGACCTGCCCGAAGGTATCAGAGTGCGCCGGACCGCGAGCCATATCTTCGCCTTCAACTACGCCGCCCATACCATCGACGCGAGCACCCTTGGCCTTGGCGAGCCGGTGGTGGGCTCGGCGCAGATGGAGCCTGCCGCAACGTCAATCTGGACATTGGCATGATCGCGTCCCACAGGATCAAGCCATGAGCGAGCAACGCACCTACGCCATCATCGGCTGCGGCATGATGGGCCGCGAGCATATGGCCAATCTGGCGCTGGTGCCGGGCGCTGAACTGGTCGCAATCGCAGACCCCGACGAAGGCTCGCGCGAGGCGGCAAAGGCCCACGCGCAGACCCTTGGCCAATCGCCTAAGCTCTATGCGGACAGCGGCGAGATGCTCAGCAAGGCGCGGCCCGACGCGGTCATCATCGCCTCGCCGAATTTCACTCACTTTGATGTGGTGAAGCCCGTCATGGACACTGGCTGTGCGGTGCTTCTCGAAAAGCCAATGTGCACCACGGTTGAAGACGCTCTGGCGCTCTGCGATGCGGCGCGCGACTATGACAACCTCTTCTGGGTCGGCCTCGAATACCGCTATATGCCGCCGGTCACCCATTTCATTGAGCGGGTGCATCGAGGCGAGGCGGGCGACATCAAGATGCTCGCCATACGCGAGCACCGCTTTCCCTTCCTTCCCAAGGTGGGCGACTGGAACCGCTTCAACCGCAACACCGGCGGCACCTTGGTCGAGAAATGCTGCCATTTCTTTGACCTCATGCGCCATATCCTTTGCGATGAGCCGGTGCGCGTTTTTGCCAGCGGCGCAGCGGATGTGAACCACTTGGACGAGCGCTACAATGGCGAGGTGCCGGACATCTTGGACAACGCCTTTGTGATGCTCGATTTCAAGGGCGGCGCGCGGGCGGTGCTGGACCTGTGTATGTTTGCCGAAGGGTCAAAGGAGCAGGAAGAGATTAGCGCGGTTGGCCCTGTCGGCAAGCTCGAGGTGAAACTTCCCGGCGGCTTTGTCACCTGGTCCCCGCGCGATAAATCCGGGCCGTTTGATGAGCATATCGACGTGCCGCCCGAAGCGCTCGCAGCAGGCGATCACCACGGCGCAACCTATTATCAGCAGCGCGACTTTCACGAGGCCTTGGTGAACCGCACCGCGCCCCTTATCACCGCCCGCGATGGCTATCGCTCGGTCGTAATCGGAGCCGCCGCTCAAGAGAGCATCGCCACTGGCTCGCCCGTAGAAATCAAATACGAGGACTAACCTTTGCTCAGTACCATGCCCCCCGTCGGCTTCGGCCTCTGGAAGATCCCACGCGAAAACACCGCCGAGGCCGTCATCGAAGCGATCCGCGCAGGCTATCGCCATTTCGACAGCGCGGCAGACTACGCCAATGAGGCGGAGACAGGTGAAGGGATAGCGCGCGCCATCGAAGAAGGGCTGGTGACCCGCGAAGAGCTTTGGATAACCTCCAAGCTTTGGAACACCTTCCACGCGCCCGAACACGTGGAAGAGGCGTGCCGCAAGACACTTGCCGACCTGCAATTGGACTGCCTCGACCTTTACTTGATCCACTTCCCTATCGCGCTGGAATATGTGCCCATTGAGGAGCGCTATCCGCCCGAATGGCTGTTTAACCCGGACGCAGCTGAGCCTGAGATGCGCCCTGCCCGCGTCCCACTCTATCAGACGTGGCACGCGATGGAGGCGCTGGTGGAGAAGGGTCTCGTCAATCGCATTGGGGTTTGCAATTACAACACGGGGCTGATCCATGATTTGATGAGCTACGCCGCCATTAAGCCCAGCCACGTCCAGATCGAGAGCCACCCTTATCTGACGCAAGAAAAGCTAATCCGCTGCGCGCGTGGCTACGGCATTGATGTCACCGCATTCTCGCCCTTGGGCGCGCAGAGCTATTTCGAGCTCAATATGGCGGAAGCCAGCGAGAGCCTTTTGGGTGCAGCTCCCGTGATGGTTGCGGCTGAGGCGCATAACAAGACGCCGGCCCAAGTGCTCCTCAAATGGGGAGTTCAGCGCGGAACCTCGATTATTCCGAAGACCACCAAGCCCGAGCGGATGCGTGAGAACCTCGACATCGACGACTTCAAGCTTTCGGCGGTCGAAATGGCTGCGATCAGCGCGCTCAATCAGGACCGTCGGTTCAACGATCCG from Erythrobacter sp. SCSIO 43205 includes these protein-coding regions:
- a CDS encoding Gfo/Idh/MocA family protein; translation: MSEQRTYAIIGCGMMGREHMANLALVPGAELVAIADPDEGSREAAKAHAQTLGQSPKLYADSGEMLSKARPDAVIIASPNFTHFDVVKPVMDTGCAVLLEKPMCTTVEDALALCDAARDYDNLFWVGLEYRYMPPVTHFIERVHRGEAGDIKMLAIREHRFPFLPKVGDWNRFNRNTGGTLVEKCCHFFDLMRHILCDEPVRVFASGAADVNHLDERYNGEVPDILDNAFVMLDFKGGARAVLDLCMFAEGSKEQEEISAVGPVGKLEVKLPGGFVTWSPRDKSGPFDEHIDVPPEALAAGDHHGATYYQQRDFHEALVNRTAPLITARDGYRSVVIGAAAQESIATGSPVEIKYED
- a CDS encoding curli assembly protein CsgF: MIRKLAVATALVSAFSAAPAMAQDLVHQPISPTFGGNPFNSNHILGIANAQNKTTDPNAVDRNDQSSIFARQLESRLLSALSSQIVDAIFGENPQEQGTITFGGQTIEFFRSLDEVTLVIRDDNTGEETRIVIPLFIEVN
- a CDS encoding metalloregulator ArsR/SmtB family transcription factor; protein product: MVIDAIFKALADPTRLRIARLLSAMELAVGELAQVLGQSQPRVSRHVGILCDAGLAERRREGSWVFLRAVSGEEAGPVLASLDRLLATAEAEHEEFAKICADDRRKLAAIREAREANAEEYFAAHASEWDELRALHTPDAQVEELLLEALGKGALGSVLDIGTGTGRMAELFASHAEKITALDKNLEMMKVARAKLQNLPTGKVDLVQGDFANLPFAAATFDNVLLHQVLHFAQDPSIPLAEAARVIKDGGRIAIVDFADHNNEDLRHRYQHARLGFSDEQMTSLLRGAGFEPGATHALAGGELVVKIWIATRKGSVQAHPIEEPCKEAANP
- a CDS encoding beta-galactosidase, whose protein sequence is MKLGCCYFPEHWPEAMWADDARRMREMGLSLVRIGEFAWSRIEPDPGRFDWGWLDRAIDTLADAGLTIMLCTPTATPPKWLVDTMPDMVAIDADGRPRGFGSRRHYCFSHQGYREQSRRITRTVAERYGKHPAVAAWQTDNEYGCHDTVLSFSDAAAARFRKWCEARYGSIEALNGAWGNVFWSMEYRSFDEIDPPNLTVTEANPAHWLDYRRFASDEVVSFNREQVAILRELSPGRDVTHNFMGFFTEFDHYDVGRDLDVATWDSYPLGFLEQFWFSESEKRDYLRQGHPDIAAFHHDLYRGCSSGRWGVIEQQPGPVNWARFNPAPSDGMVALWTLEAMAHGAEFVSYFRWRQAPFAQEQMHAGLLRPDSADAPAAAEARQVRDVIGTIGAQEIAKAKVALVFSYEAAWVCGIQPQGQSFRYLELVYEWYSALRRRGVDVDIVSPEAPLEGYSAVFIPTLPIVPEGFAAKLGDLACPVLIGPRSGSKTTSFCIPEGLAPGELKELLGLTVTRVESLRNNVSNVGNGFSVSRWLEYVLTEEAPELALDDGHSVVFANANIRYCAAWPDRSLLDLLVERIAGEAGLILMDLPEGIRVRRTASHIFAFNYAAHTIDASTLGLGEPVVGSAQMEPAATSIWTLA
- the metH gene encoding methionine synthase, with product MTTQSASSFINIGERTNVTGSARFKKLIMADDYTAAVEVARQQVENGAQVIDVNMDEGLLDAKHAMTTFLKLIAAEPDIARVPVMIDSSKWDVIEAGLKCVSGKPIVNSISMKEGEEPFLEQARKCMAYGAAVVVMAFDEVGQADTKQRKVEICKRAYDLLTGIGFPPEDIIFDPNIFAVATGIEDHDRYGLDFIEACTEIKALCPHAKTSGGLSNLSFSFRGNETVRRAMHSVFLYHAIPAGLDMAIVNAGQLDVYDTIDPVLREACEDVILMRPVEGGAEGEETATERLINLAESFKGKSKEDDKQAAEWRGWEVAKRLEHALVKGIDAHIVDDTEEMRQQIFEAGGRPIEVIEGPLMDGMNVVGDLFGSGKMFLPQVVKSARVMKKAVAHLIPFIEAEKELLPEAERTSKGTIIMATVKGDVHDIGKNIVGVVLQCNGYEVVDLGVMVPWQDILKAANDHKADMIGLSGLITPSLDEMVTVAEEMQNAGMTMPLLIGGATTSRVHTALKIDPAYDGPVIHVLDASRAVGVASKLLSDTLRDAFVEETSDEYEKVRVARAGKSEKALLPIKEARGNFYDAYLSDKPAPPLKPGEHLFEEWPLDDLVEVFDWTPFFRAWELHGVYPRILEDEIVGEAARNLKADADAMLEKIISEKWLTAKAVVGLWPCARAHDCRDDVMIHMGEDDHIRMPFLRQQVIKSRDRANMCLADFIDPAGDWIGGFVVGIHGIEPHIARFRAEKDDYSDILLKALADRFAEAFAERLHQHVRTDLWGYAPGEQLTNEALIKEEYRGIRPAPGYPAVPDHSLKPILFDMLDAEAKIGVSLTDSFAMLPTAAVSGLYFGHPESQYFGVAKIGRDQLEDYAKRRGVDVATAERWLRPNL
- a CDS encoding CsgG/HfaB family protein — protein: MSIGSDGRDFLPETTSLAYFPKKTQTQNLLHQLPAPQRQVAIAVYGFSDQTGQFRPTTTGQTLSRAVTQGAGSILVKALQDAGNRQWFTVVERERLDNLLKERQIIGEMRKRYLGEQQVDPNALPALLFAGVLLEGGIIGYDTNTVTGGAGAAFLGIGARTEYRQDTVTVYLRAVSVRTGEVLTNVQASKTIASQAIGANAYRFVAFRELLEAEAGITSNEPDQVALQQAIEKAVYGLVLEGVDLGLWRFADSQAAEALMSTYRAERDGIYDADDVQDAVERAGSLTALTVVDRDDEENEGS
- a CDS encoding GNAT family N-acetyltransferase, producing the protein MSVPHADRITVREACAQDAQRLSLISDATFLETFAHEIPGDAMIAHCREKHAPEYLAGLLNDGARGWLAEIDGTPVGYALLMPRPELDAALPGDVELKKIYVLSRFQGTGTAQRLFAEVLSAAKGNKRLLLGVKDDNHRAIAFYRRQGFEIIGTRQFNVGGALYDDFVFARDLTDVSLPENTP